A genome region from Triticum aestivum cultivar Chinese Spring chromosome 2B, IWGSC CS RefSeq v2.1, whole genome shotgun sequence includes the following:
- the LOC123041094 gene encoding uncharacterized protein isoform X2 produces MNGDTLLAMVSQELMERARGWDRLIPWTPEHVLFEDYLEYLTQYFHRNAPDNFNLHAAAYSCLEMEQKLSCAVGFTPNLAELSNRIKEEARSVTKSELESPVAAAAFLCIAEEAKLMSELMACEIKNREELDDFITDVLEDQPINFSNAVRRIVFNILTTYKGSCSEAVAASILAMRKEANILRELLKLDQNNMYRFARFNICESLRRSLRKFLIGIRDCNFPELPIPEPVMQSEKNHDMGSCPDGTVVIAVSSTPVTTSVTAPATAISCDNTLLAMVSRKHMVRFLGTMENTKEFEDVNDVPPLDIILYKDLMQSAWGWHRLLPWTPGYVPFKVYLNYCTEYLAEYNNRNTDGNLNLYAAACICLDMEKSIPAVGSTTSLVELSDNIKEKASSVTESDPESPVAAAGYMCIAEEAKLMSELLACEIKNHEEDDFITEVLEDQLFNFSNAVRKIVFNILCTYKGPCPEAVAASMLGLKKEASIIRELLELNQNCMNRFVRLRICESLRRSSRQFLYGVRDCKFPELLASEPDKASALNDCEADHDNMSMESESSGEISGIEVHSSHASDTSLRRGNEVGERLLTSEPEKASAVDDCEVDHDNKRRKVSNGKISVGEDATMA; encoded by the exons ATGAACGGCGACACCTTGTTGGCGATGGTCAGCCAAG AGCTTATGGAACGCGCACGGGGCTGGGACAGGCTGATCCCCTGGACGCCTGAGCATGTTCTTTTCGAAGATTATTTGGAATATCTCACGCAGTACTTCCACCGTAATGCTCCTGATAATTTCAACCTGCATGCTGCAGCCTATAGT TGTCTGGAGATGGAGCAGAAGTTGAGTTGTGCAGTAGGCTTCACTCCTAACCTTGCTGAACTGAGCAACCGTATCAAGGAGGAAGCACGCAGTGTGACCAAATCAGAGCTTGAATCTCCTGTTGCAGCTGCTGCCTTTCTG TGTATTGCAGAAGAAGCCAAGTTGATGTCTGAGTTAATGGCATGTGAAATCAAGAACCGTGAAGAGCTTGATGATTTCATTACCGATGTGCTGGAAGATCAGCCGATCAACTTTAGCAATGCGGTCCGTCGGATTGTATTTAATATTCTGACCACCTACAAAGGGTCTTGTTCTGAAGCTGTCGCTGCTTCCATATTG GCCATGAGAAAGGAAGCTAATATTCTACGTGAGTTGCTGAAGCTAGATCAGAACAACATGTACCGCTTTGCAAGGTTTAACATCTGTGAAAGTCTGCGGCGTTCTTTACGGAAATTTCTCATTGGCATTCGTGATTGCAACTTTCCAGA ATTGCCGATACCTGAGCCAGTTATGCAAAGTGAAAAAAATCATGATATGGGTTCGTGCCCTGATGGCACTGTTGTGATTGCGGTCTCTAGTACTCCCGTAACCACCAGCGTTACTGCTCCTGCTACTGCCATATCATG TGACAACACCTTGCTCGCAATGGTCAGCCGTAAACATATGGTCAGGTTTCTGGGGACTATGGAAAACACAAAGGAATTTGAAGATGTCAACGATGTGCCGCCATTGGATATCATCCTCTACAAAG ATCTTATGCAATCCGCATGGGGTTGGCACAGGCTATTGCCCTGGACGCCTGGTTATGTTCCTTTTAAAGTCTATTTGAATTACTGCACTGAGTACCTTGCTGAGTACAACAACCGGAATACTGATGGTAATTTGAACCTTTATGCTGCAGCCTGTATT TGTCTGGATATGGAGAAGTCGATTCCTGCAGTGGGTTCCACAACTAGTCTTGTTGAACTGAGCGACAATATCAAGGAGAAAGCGAGCAGTGTGACCGAATCAGATCCTGAATCTCCTGTTGCAGCTGCTGGCTATATG TGTATTGCGGAAGAAGCCAAGTTAATGTCTGAGTTATTGGCATGTGAAATCAAGAACCATGAGGAGGATGATTTCATTACCGAGGTGCTGGAGGATCAGTTGTTCAACTTTAGCAATGCGGTCCGTAAGATTGTGTTTAATATTCTGTGCACCTACAAAGGGCCTTGTCCAGAAGCTGTTGCTGCTTCGATGTTG GGGTTGAAAAAGGAGGCTAGTATCATAAGGGAGTTGTTGGAGCTGAATCAGAACTGCATGAACCGCTTTGTGAGGCTCCGCATCTGTGAGAGTCTACGGCGGTCTTCACGGCAATTTCTTTATGGCGTTCGCGATTGCAAGTTTCCAGA ATTGCTGGCATCTGAACCAGATAAGGCAAGTGCTCTGAATGATTGCGAAGCTGACCATGACAACATGAGTATGGAAAGTGAGAGCAGTGGAGAGATCAGTG GCATTGAAGTGCACAGTTCTCATGCATCTGACACGAGTTTGAGGCGTGGAAATGAAGTTGGAGAAAG ATTGCTGACATCTGAACCGGAGAAGGCAAGTGCTGTGGATGATTGCGAAGTTGACCACGACAACAAAAGACGGAAAGTGAGCAATGGAAAGATCAGTG tgggcgaagatgccACAATGGCCTGA
- the LOC123041094 gene encoding uncharacterized protein isoform X4: MSELMACEIKNREELDDFITDVLEDQPINFSNAVRRIVFNILTTYKGSCSEAVAASILAMRKEANILRELLKLDQNNMYRFARFNICESLRRSLRKFLIGIRDCNFPELPIPEPVMQSEKNHDMGSCPDGTVVIAVSSTPVTTSVTAPATAISCDNTLLAMVSRKHMVRFLGTMENTKEFEDVNDVPPLDIILYKDLMQSAWGWHRLLPWTPGYVPFKVYLNYCTEYLAEYNNRNTDGNLNLYAAACICLDMEKSIPAVGSTTSLVELSDNIKEKASSVTESDPESPVAAAGYMCIAEEAKLMSELLACEIKNHEEDDFITEVLEDQLFNFSNAVRKIVFNILCTYKGPCPEAVAASMLGLKKEASIIRELLELNQNCMNRFVRLRICESLRRSSRQFLYGVRDCKFPELLASEPDKASALNDCEADHDNMSMESESSGEISGTTCIEVHSSHASDTSLRRGNEVGERLLTSEPEKASAVDDCEVDHDNKRRKVSNGKISVGEDATMA; the protein is encoded by the exons ATGTCTGAGTTAATGGCATGTGAAATCAAGAACCGTGAAGAGCTTGATGATTTCATTACCGATGTGCTGGAAGATCAGCCGATCAACTTTAGCAATGCGGTCCGTCGGATTGTATTTAATATTCTGACCACCTACAAAGGGTCTTGTTCTGAAGCTGTCGCTGCTTCCATATTG GCCATGAGAAAGGAAGCTAATATTCTACGTGAGTTGCTGAAGCTAGATCAGAACAACATGTACCGCTTTGCAAGGTTTAACATCTGTGAAAGTCTGCGGCGTTCTTTACGGAAATTTCTCATTGGCATTCGTGATTGCAACTTTCCAGA ATTGCCGATACCTGAGCCAGTTATGCAAAGTGAAAAAAATCATGATATGGGTTCGTGCCCTGATGGCACTGTTGTGATTGCGGTCTCTAGTACTCCCGTAACCACCAGCGTTACTGCTCCTGCTACTGCCATATCATG TGACAACACCTTGCTCGCAATGGTCAGCCGTAAACATATGGTCAGGTTTCTGGGGACTATGGAAAACACAAAGGAATTTGAAGATGTCAACGATGTGCCGCCATTGGATATCATCCTCTACAAAG ATCTTATGCAATCCGCATGGGGTTGGCACAGGCTATTGCCCTGGACGCCTGGTTATGTTCCTTTTAAAGTCTATTTGAATTACTGCACTGAGTACCTTGCTGAGTACAACAACCGGAATACTGATGGTAATTTGAACCTTTATGCTGCAGCCTGTATT TGTCTGGATATGGAGAAGTCGATTCCTGCAGTGGGTTCCACAACTAGTCTTGTTGAACTGAGCGACAATATCAAGGAGAAAGCGAGCAGTGTGACCGAATCAGATCCTGAATCTCCTGTTGCAGCTGCTGGCTATATG TGTATTGCGGAAGAAGCCAAGTTAATGTCTGAGTTATTGGCATGTGAAATCAAGAACCATGAGGAGGATGATTTCATTACCGAGGTGCTGGAGGATCAGTTGTTCAACTTTAGCAATGCGGTCCGTAAGATTGTGTTTAATATTCTGTGCACCTACAAAGGGCCTTGTCCAGAAGCTGTTGCTGCTTCGATGTTG GGGTTGAAAAAGGAGGCTAGTATCATAAGGGAGTTGTTGGAGCTGAATCAGAACTGCATGAACCGCTTTGTGAGGCTCCGCATCTGTGAGAGTCTACGGCGGTCTTCACGGCAATTTCTTTATGGCGTTCGCGATTGCAAGTTTCCAGA ATTGCTGGCATCTGAACCAGATAAGGCAAGTGCTCTGAATGATTGCGAAGCTGACCATGACAACATGAGTATGGAAAGTGAGAGCAGTGGAGAGATCAGTGGTACGACCT GCATTGAAGTGCACAGTTCTCATGCATCTGACACGAGTTTGAGGCGTGGAAATGAAGTTGGAGAAAG ATTGCTGACATCTGAACCGGAGAAGGCAAGTGCTGTGGATGATTGCGAAGTTGACCACGACAACAAAAGACGGAAAGTGAGCAATGGAAAGATCAGTG tgggcgaagatgccACAATGGCCTGA
- the LOC123041094 gene encoding uncharacterized protein isoform X1, giving the protein MNGDTLLAMVSQELMERARGWDRLIPWTPEHVLFEDYLEYLTQYFHRNAPDNFNLHAAAYSCLEMEQKLSCAVGFTPNLAELSNRIKEEARSVTKSELESPVAAAAFLCIAEEAKLMSELMACEIKNREELDDFITDVLEDQPINFSNAVRRIVFNILTTYKGSCSEAVAASILAMRKEANILRELLKLDQNNMYRFARFNICESLRRSLRKFLIGIRDCNFPELPIPEPVMQSEKNHDMGSCPDGTVVIAVSSTPVTTSVTAPATAISCDNTLLAMVSRKHMVRFLGTMENTKEFEDVNDVPPLDIILYKDLMQSAWGWHRLLPWTPGYVPFKVYLNYCTEYLAEYNNRNTDGNLNLYAAACICLDMEKSIPAVGSTTSLVELSDNIKEKASSVTESDPESPVAAAGYMCIAEEAKLMSELLACEIKNHEEDDFITEVLEDQLFNFSNAVRKIVFNILCTYKGPCPEAVAASMLGLKKEASIIRELLELNQNCMNRFVRLRICESLRRSSRQFLYGVRDCKFPELLASEPDKASALNDCEADHDNMSMESESSGEISGTTCIEVHSSHASDTSLRRGNEVGERLLTSEPEKASAVDDCEVDHDNKRRKVSNGKISVGEDATMA; this is encoded by the exons ATGAACGGCGACACCTTGTTGGCGATGGTCAGCCAAG AGCTTATGGAACGCGCACGGGGCTGGGACAGGCTGATCCCCTGGACGCCTGAGCATGTTCTTTTCGAAGATTATTTGGAATATCTCACGCAGTACTTCCACCGTAATGCTCCTGATAATTTCAACCTGCATGCTGCAGCCTATAGT TGTCTGGAGATGGAGCAGAAGTTGAGTTGTGCAGTAGGCTTCACTCCTAACCTTGCTGAACTGAGCAACCGTATCAAGGAGGAAGCACGCAGTGTGACCAAATCAGAGCTTGAATCTCCTGTTGCAGCTGCTGCCTTTCTG TGTATTGCAGAAGAAGCCAAGTTGATGTCTGAGTTAATGGCATGTGAAATCAAGAACCGTGAAGAGCTTGATGATTTCATTACCGATGTGCTGGAAGATCAGCCGATCAACTTTAGCAATGCGGTCCGTCGGATTGTATTTAATATTCTGACCACCTACAAAGGGTCTTGTTCTGAAGCTGTCGCTGCTTCCATATTG GCCATGAGAAAGGAAGCTAATATTCTACGTGAGTTGCTGAAGCTAGATCAGAACAACATGTACCGCTTTGCAAGGTTTAACATCTGTGAAAGTCTGCGGCGTTCTTTACGGAAATTTCTCATTGGCATTCGTGATTGCAACTTTCCAGA ATTGCCGATACCTGAGCCAGTTATGCAAAGTGAAAAAAATCATGATATGGGTTCGTGCCCTGATGGCACTGTTGTGATTGCGGTCTCTAGTACTCCCGTAACCACCAGCGTTACTGCTCCTGCTACTGCCATATCATG TGACAACACCTTGCTCGCAATGGTCAGCCGTAAACATATGGTCAGGTTTCTGGGGACTATGGAAAACACAAAGGAATTTGAAGATGTCAACGATGTGCCGCCATTGGATATCATCCTCTACAAAG ATCTTATGCAATCCGCATGGGGTTGGCACAGGCTATTGCCCTGGACGCCTGGTTATGTTCCTTTTAAAGTCTATTTGAATTACTGCACTGAGTACCTTGCTGAGTACAACAACCGGAATACTGATGGTAATTTGAACCTTTATGCTGCAGCCTGTATT TGTCTGGATATGGAGAAGTCGATTCCTGCAGTGGGTTCCACAACTAGTCTTGTTGAACTGAGCGACAATATCAAGGAGAAAGCGAGCAGTGTGACCGAATCAGATCCTGAATCTCCTGTTGCAGCTGCTGGCTATATG TGTATTGCGGAAGAAGCCAAGTTAATGTCTGAGTTATTGGCATGTGAAATCAAGAACCATGAGGAGGATGATTTCATTACCGAGGTGCTGGAGGATCAGTTGTTCAACTTTAGCAATGCGGTCCGTAAGATTGTGTTTAATATTCTGTGCACCTACAAAGGGCCTTGTCCAGAAGCTGTTGCTGCTTCGATGTTG GGGTTGAAAAAGGAGGCTAGTATCATAAGGGAGTTGTTGGAGCTGAATCAGAACTGCATGAACCGCTTTGTGAGGCTCCGCATCTGTGAGAGTCTACGGCGGTCTTCACGGCAATTTCTTTATGGCGTTCGCGATTGCAAGTTTCCAGA ATTGCTGGCATCTGAACCAGATAAGGCAAGTGCTCTGAATGATTGCGAAGCTGACCATGACAACATGAGTATGGAAAGTGAGAGCAGTGGAGAGATCAGTGGTACGACCT GCATTGAAGTGCACAGTTCTCATGCATCTGACACGAGTTTGAGGCGTGGAAATGAAGTTGGAGAAAG ATTGCTGACATCTGAACCGGAGAAGGCAAGTGCTGTGGATGATTGCGAAGTTGACCACGACAACAAAAGACGGAAAGTGAGCAATGGAAAGATCAGTG tgggcgaagatgccACAATGGCCTGA
- the LOC123041094 gene encoding uncharacterized protein isoform X3 translates to MNGDTLLAMVSQELMERARGWDRLIPWTPEHVLFEDYLEYLTQYFHRNAPDNFNLHAAAYSCLEMEQKLSCAVGFTPNLAELSNRIKEEARSVTKSELESPVAAAAFLCIAEEAKLMSELMACEIKNREELDDFITDVLEDQPINFSNAVRRIVFNILTTYKGSCSEAVAASILAMRKEANILRELLKLDQNNMYRFARFNICESLRRSLRKFLIGIRDCNFPELPIPEPVMQSEKNHDMGSCPDGTVVIAVSSTPVTTSVTAPATAISCDNTLLAMVSRKHMVRFLGTMENTKEFEDVNDVPPLDIILYKDLMQSAWGWHRLLPWTPGYVPFKVYLNYCTEYLAEYNNRNTDGNLNLYAAACICLDMEKSIPAVGSTTSLVELSDNIKEKASSVTESDPESPVAAAGYMNHEEDDFITEVLEDQLFNFSNAVRKIVFNILCTYKGPCPEAVAASMLGLKKEASIIRELLELNQNCMNRFVRLRICESLRRSSRQFLYGVRDCKFPELLASEPDKASALNDCEADHDNMSMESESSGEISGTTCIEVHSSHASDTSLRRGNEVGERLLTSEPEKASAVDDCEVDHDNKRRKVSNGKISVGEDATMA, encoded by the exons ATGAACGGCGACACCTTGTTGGCGATGGTCAGCCAAG AGCTTATGGAACGCGCACGGGGCTGGGACAGGCTGATCCCCTGGACGCCTGAGCATGTTCTTTTCGAAGATTATTTGGAATATCTCACGCAGTACTTCCACCGTAATGCTCCTGATAATTTCAACCTGCATGCTGCAGCCTATAGT TGTCTGGAGATGGAGCAGAAGTTGAGTTGTGCAGTAGGCTTCACTCCTAACCTTGCTGAACTGAGCAACCGTATCAAGGAGGAAGCACGCAGTGTGACCAAATCAGAGCTTGAATCTCCTGTTGCAGCTGCTGCCTTTCTG TGTATTGCAGAAGAAGCCAAGTTGATGTCTGAGTTAATGGCATGTGAAATCAAGAACCGTGAAGAGCTTGATGATTTCATTACCGATGTGCTGGAAGATCAGCCGATCAACTTTAGCAATGCGGTCCGTCGGATTGTATTTAATATTCTGACCACCTACAAAGGGTCTTGTTCTGAAGCTGTCGCTGCTTCCATATTG GCCATGAGAAAGGAAGCTAATATTCTACGTGAGTTGCTGAAGCTAGATCAGAACAACATGTACCGCTTTGCAAGGTTTAACATCTGTGAAAGTCTGCGGCGTTCTTTACGGAAATTTCTCATTGGCATTCGTGATTGCAACTTTCCAGA ATTGCCGATACCTGAGCCAGTTATGCAAAGTGAAAAAAATCATGATATGGGTTCGTGCCCTGATGGCACTGTTGTGATTGCGGTCTCTAGTACTCCCGTAACCACCAGCGTTACTGCTCCTGCTACTGCCATATCATG TGACAACACCTTGCTCGCAATGGTCAGCCGTAAACATATGGTCAGGTTTCTGGGGACTATGGAAAACACAAAGGAATTTGAAGATGTCAACGATGTGCCGCCATTGGATATCATCCTCTACAAAG ATCTTATGCAATCCGCATGGGGTTGGCACAGGCTATTGCCCTGGACGCCTGGTTATGTTCCTTTTAAAGTCTATTTGAATTACTGCACTGAGTACCTTGCTGAGTACAACAACCGGAATACTGATGGTAATTTGAACCTTTATGCTGCAGCCTGTATT TGTCTGGATATGGAGAAGTCGATTCCTGCAGTGGGTTCCACAACTAGTCTTGTTGAACTGAGCGACAATATCAAGGAGAAAGCGAGCAGTGTGACCGAATCAGATCCTGAATCTCCTGTTGCAGCTGCTGGCTATATG AACCATGAGGAGGATGATTTCATTACCGAGGTGCTGGAGGATCAGTTGTTCAACTTTAGCAATGCGGTCCGTAAGATTGTGTTTAATATTCTGTGCACCTACAAAGGGCCTTGTCCAGAAGCTGTTGCTGCTTCGATGTTG GGGTTGAAAAAGGAGGCTAGTATCATAAGGGAGTTGTTGGAGCTGAATCAGAACTGCATGAACCGCTTTGTGAGGCTCCGCATCTGTGAGAGTCTACGGCGGTCTTCACGGCAATTTCTTTATGGCGTTCGCGATTGCAAGTTTCCAGA ATTGCTGGCATCTGAACCAGATAAGGCAAGTGCTCTGAATGATTGCGAAGCTGACCATGACAACATGAGTATGGAAAGTGAGAGCAGTGGAGAGATCAGTGGTACGACCT GCATTGAAGTGCACAGTTCTCATGCATCTGACACGAGTTTGAGGCGTGGAAATGAAGTTGGAGAAAG ATTGCTGACATCTGAACCGGAGAAGGCAAGTGCTGTGGATGATTGCGAAGTTGACCACGACAACAAAAGACGGAAAGTGAGCAATGGAAAGATCAGTG tgggcgaagatgccACAATGGCCTGA